CGCAAACAAAGATTTTCCCTCAATCAATCTTGCTCAAGCAGTAGCATTGGCAATTTACGAAATCAACAGTTTTGATCAACGCCTTGATGAAGAACAGGGAACCAAAATTGTAGATGCAGTTAGCGGGGAAGAACTTAGCAAAATCTATCGGTACATGATGGATGTATTAGATAATATTGGCTACTTTAGCAGCCACGAAACCACAAATTGGGATGCCTTTTTCAAAAAAATGCTGGCGCAGCTAAATCCCAACCAGGAAATGATCTATCGGATGCGACAGATCTTTAACCGGATCCATGTTTTGGTTACCGGAAAAGGTAAGGGTTACAACTGATCTTTTATATGCTCAGTGCCAAATTGGAACAATCTTTGCTCCATATTTTATATATTCGGTGCGGCAAAGCCTTTTAGGGCTATTGATAATACGAGGACGCTAATATGCAAGAATTAAACGAGAGATTTAAACAAATATATAAAGCTGTAGAAAAGTTCTGTTTCGATCGCGAAGATCCAATTCGCGCCATCCGCAATATGCACAGTTTTAATGAGGGTTACGATGCCTTTGGCTTGCAAGATGAAGATCTTAAAATACTCAGAGATCGCATCCTCCAAGATTTTAAGCCAAGCCCACGTGAAATAGCCGATTTCGGCTTGATCTTACTGAAAACCGGAAAATATGAATTTGGATCTTTAGCC
The sequence above is a segment of the Candidatus Cloacimonadota bacterium genome. Coding sequences within it:
- a CDS encoding DNA alkylation repair protein; its protein translation is MQELNERFKQIYKAVEKFCFDREDPIRAIRNMHSFNEGYDAFGLQDEDLKILRDRILQDFKPSPREIADFGLILLKTGKYEFGSLAILLIKKHRPRLDSYIRERLKEWLDSGVENWAHADLLGTKILPVLFELELTDLQSFASWR